CAATTAATTATTCTTGTTGGTATGTTAAGCTTACATTACTTATTTACAAGGATCTTATGGTCAATaagatcaaaagcttttttataATCAAAGAGAGTCACTCTAACGGTTTGCGCCATTTCCATCTGTTTCCTTGGACCAATGATGAACCATGTGAATAAGTGCTTGGGTGGTAGATGATTTTGGAACTGCACCATACTGGTTTGGGTCCAGGACTTGAAGCACCGCAGGCTTGACATAATCCACAACGACGCAGTCTTCAGCAACTTTCGACAAGCATGGTGTAAGAGAGATAGGTCTAAGCTGCTTCTTGAGAACTTCAACTGGTTTCGCCTTGGGTAAAGGGCAAACTTCCAAATCCTTGGGAGACTTTGCTCTTCGAAAGAAGCGTTAATGATCTTGCTAACGGGGAACGCCAACAACTCCGTGTATTCCTTTGGAAGCCAATTCGGGATGTCATCCGGGCCACACGCTTTGGACGGGTTCAACGAGGCAAGTAATTTCATTACTCGCAACTCAGAAACCTCGAGGAGCTCTGGCGAATCTTCATCAACGGGATGCTTGGTCAGCCACTGGGTGAGGCGGTATTCTTCCAGAGGCTCGAGAAAAGCTTGGTTAATAACATTAGCTAGTTCTTCATAGCTCATATCCTCGATCCCTTCGATGTGAATGTGACTAGTAACATTGTCGGCGCTGGGCTTTGCTCCACCACACTTAGGGTTTTCTTCTTTCATATGCTCCACCTTAAGTTGATAGAATGAAGCCTTAACTGATTTCCTCTcgcgattgactgtattcctgTAGAATTTATACTGTGGTGACTCCCCTCCATTATCAGTCATCCATGGCGCATCACGCGTGTTTACGCGCACTCTCTTGATAGGGATAATATCAAGACCGATATGTATGACCTTGTTGAATATATTGAGCATTTCCTGGCAATCACTTGAAGAGGAAAACAAGACTGACCAATCTATTACACTTAAGTATCTTCCCAGTTCGGCTTTCCGGCTCTCTCTTTTGTCTCGTTTAAGGACAAATTTACAAGGCTGGCCACAGTTTTCTATCACTAAAGACTCCACAGTGACGGTTTGATGGTCAGAGAGTCCGAATGGCGAGAAATGCTGTGGCTCCTCATAAAAGTCGTGGAGGTTAGTCAAGACAAGATCTAAAATTGCGACCTTTCTTGTAGGCTTTTTCGCCATTTGCTTGAGTCGAAAATGTCTTTGAATCGATTTCACGTCAAGACGGTTAAAATCTCCTGCCAAAATCAGGACGCAATTTGGGTAACGAGACTCAGCGAGTAAGAGCGATTGAAACAAATGTTCTCGCATAGTGTTATTCTCAGCAGTAGTCCAATGAGGATGGTAGACAACGGCAACAATGAGCGAGGAAAATCCTCTTGGGAGGCGCCTTGGGCGTAATTGTACCCAAAGGATCTCATGCTCAGAGCAACATGATAACTCGCATCCTTGATAACTAGCATCCTTGACATAGAGGCAGATCCCACCATGATGGTCTGACTGGCAATCTCTTCGCAGAACAGAATAACCTTGGTATGTCAATAACAGAGTCAACAACAAAAGACCTGAGCCATGTCTCCGTGATGAACGCATAGTTAACTTGATTCTGCAAGATGACTTCGCTCACTTCACACATCTTTGGTACAAGAGACATCATGATTTTAGGTGTGTAATATCTATGAGAGACTTCATTTTGAGATCTTGCATCCCGAGCGTCGTCCCGCAAGGGGCCAGGAAGAGAGTTCTCCGAGGTTAAGTGAGCACCACTACTCGAGGTGtcattttgaatatttaatgtgcCCGGCggagaaaaatatgaattttgttcgtcttcGACTTAACTGGCTTCGCTGTTTCCCAGTTTGTTGTTAGACCAAATAGGAGCTGTAGCCTCTGATCttgtattttttgttctttcgcTGTCCCGCTGTGCAACCCCTTCGAATTGTAAAGGATCGGACCTCGGGGCGGAGCCGCTAATTtgcctttcgtaaacaagcgatgccatttttgacggtcgatgccattcttagtGACCAAGCCTTTTTGTTCGGGTAGCTTTCGATATATTGTTAGGATTAGCTTCATTTCAGTACGTTAAACTGCCTAAGTGGGTCCGTCGTTTCGGTAGTGTAGCGGTTAAGTGCATGTGTCCTTAAGTCATTGAACCGAGTTCGACATCGTTCAATATACTtttcctaattttttttctgatctTTTTCTAAGGGATTtcctcagttttttttaattctaagtgacataccCTGCTAATCTAGTCttagattaagtatttttttcctcatttgcaaaccAAAATTGTTTTAAGTCTCGTCCAAATgacatcgcttgtttacgaaaaaggaaaattgcGGCGGAGTCTCCCCGTATTAAACGTTTTTtagtgaccccccccccccccgggagaCTCCCTAGGGAACccaatgaccaatcacaagaaccaaatttgacgtcatagcgtcaccgaaccggaactgtctTTGGTTTCTTCGGAAAAGGTAGTCAAAAAATTtgtcggtctgtaaaaatgccgtgagtCCCTTGTGTGTTTAAATGTGGTTTATCTAAACTGTGTGACGTAATGTACATACGTgctcctaataataataataataataataataataataatagtagtagtttttataaaaaatatattccttttgttttcgtttgcaaatgtggctgctggtcacatgagcgCAAACACTAtatacatttcatcaatatgatcaTTAAGTGATAAATAATTATCCGTTGTTGACCGTAGTAGCGTCTCCAGTTACTCTTTAAGGGACacagaggaaagaaaaagacaaaaggaggctctgctcgcagggtaacaGAGGGCAAACTAGCTATCCCACAGCCACACACAAACTATGtgaaaaatagcttcagctacgctggagcagttctttggaataatttacCAATCGAATTGCGGCAGGCTGACTCCCTTAGAGCGTTCCGGGCTGGCTGCGagcgtttcttttcatcaagttaaTCTACAATTCTATACACGGCACTCATGTAAAGcaggtttttattttgtcatttaatattatagttACATTTATTGAACATTTAGAGCAATTTTGAATAATGTAGTTGTAGTCGTTgtataatttgtaataattctggggcgggttcctgaaaggtgtaatgaCTCTATTCCGGGGATAAATATGCCAGAATAAGGCGCAGTAGTACGCGATATGATGGTCACCAGTATCGCTACAGTGTATGAACTTTTGCATTCATTTGCATCTTAATACGTCTTGTATAGCAAGTGTTTTAAAAGCATCATTTCTAAATTAAAGGAAATCGCATAATTAATTTCTTataaatagagcggttttcaattgagtgtggaaagtaattagataattactttggtttatgattacttcagccagtgattggttcaaagttctcgcgccattttttcaaccaatcagaagtgaaaccaaaaccaatcgtgactcacgcgtgcacattttcccgcgctttgtgtcggctacgtgtaattacttcgagttttgattggtttgcgtGATTATcgcagtcctttttgattggccaaagtaattactttggttttggttttacgacactcaattgaaactcgctctaatctCTCTGGTTAATTAGTATTTGAATAGTCAAAAAGAAAGAACGTTGCTTAAATGTGCAACTCGACTCGATGTTAATTATACGATGGCGAATCTTCGTCTTTCGCAGCTTTtcataaataaagttcatttcatAACAACTACCACCTGACCACGGTGCGTCAGACAATCTATGATCGATGTTCTTTCATTTGAGCATGCCTTCAGTGAAATCTTGTCACCGCAGCGAACGAATTGCGAGAGAAATACCACGTTTCTTTTCGATATGAGGGAAATAGTACATTTGCAAGCTGGACAGTGTGGAAATCAGATTGGAGTGAAGGTAGGTAAGAGAATGATTTTAGTTCCCTTGTCATACCTgtatttttcaacttttttgacaGAAGTAGATTCAACGTAGAGTTTAGAATCCTTTAGTTACAATATCGAGCCGATAGCTCTTtgcaattttaatttatttaattatattgTAAATGTTTCGAGCCGAGGATTTCATCACTAAAAGTACATAGTACGAATAAGAATGATTACGAAATTGTATACAAATGTCGACAAAAAAATCTGATTTACAACAGAGATttttattttgggtatctacttttcaattccttttttttaaatgaggTACATTCGCTCTTGTCatacggcggccatattgtcccgggagaccaaaaaagctttgttttaccacgacaagcctcacccccatggtttccactgcgaggcttggcgtggtaaaacaaagcttttttggtctcctggGACAATATGGTCGCCGTGTGACAGGGGCGAATTCCGTATGAATACCGCGGTATAtttcattttgggaaatatatTGTTCGAGATGGCCACCGCAAAAATTACGggaatttgtttttctcttctatTGTATCATGATCGCTTTTTATAATTTGGTTTATTTCTGCTTCTTTAAAAGcatcaagattttaaaatacaagctTAATGTTACTTTCTTTAAGTCGGCCCCACCCTTAGACGTCGCCCggtcacgccaaaacgcagactgcaaaCTGTGCAGACAAGGGGTAGAATAtggcgttaccctcactattattgagagctagcCGCAAACGggctaaccgaatgttatttaggcttaattcaggctaaccgaattttcattttagagacggtctgcacagtctgcagtctgcgtgtTTCAGTGTCCCTTAGACGTTCGATTTTTTTCATCTATAATAATCCCGGCATAGTaaatcgaacccaatcgaactAAATttcaatcgaactcaatccgtggattgagttcgattgtGTTCGGCAATCGAACGAAATCGAACTcaccgaaaagaaaaaaatcaatcgaacccaatcgaatGTTCGATTTTGGAACTCGTGATTTGTGTAAAGCAGGCTTTGAAATCTTGGAAGCTCGAGTTACTTCAGTTCGCAGTGTAGCGCACGTGTTTTTCGTAAACGAAGAAATTACGCAGAAATGGCTTCAGATGGGCTGTGGATTATAAGCTTCAAATGAATGATGAattgtatatgaaatgaatcatatatgaactgcggatatatgaaatcaagtgaagctatgatcttcgcagttatgagagcaatttttgcaattgcgtagagaagcctgaaaaattcaggacttgcatcggggtttgaactcgtgacctcgcgattccggtgcgacgctctaaccaactgagctgtgaagccactgacgttgggagctggtcattaattttgtgggttgtaatggtcccgtgaggaatgaatcaaatGCTTAGTAAAAAGGCTACCAGGAATGCCGCTTTGACATCAAGGATGGCGAAATTTTCAAggttttaaagaaaataggcGAGAAAGTGTCTTAAATGCCGTGGACAGTTTATAAATCGCGTTTCTGTTATTGAATAAATTGTAACAAATCACAAGAAAAACCTGCTTTGATGGGCTTGCTTtttgcgttcgacgaaggagaacgCTTCCTAATTTCGTGGGTCTCCTGTGAACGCTAACGAAAGCTCTGAGggttttttgggctttctatcgGGCGGGCAGTTATGAGGTCACATTCTCGTTGCGCAAAGGATTCTGCCTCGTGCGACACAAAATCGGGTGTTGGCGgacgtgttgttgaagaatttcgtagctgctgctgttttctctgtaagttattttctcaatgttgttgaagaatttcgtagctgcttatCAAAGCCTGATTAAAGTTACTATCGTTCATGTTGCTGTTTAACTACTTCGTCTTTCTCATTTAATCTCTTAACTAATTTCCTCCTATGTCTTTTTTATGATTTTAGCTAAATTCATTGAACTTCGAACGCACttattaatctttgattactcctaGTTATAGGTCTACCAGAGCCAATCGAACTCAATCAATTAAATTGTGTTCCATTGAGTTCGGTTTCCGAACTCAATCGTACACGATCAAATGGATTGAGTTCGATTTATTCGATTGATTTCGATTTGTTCGGAAATCGAACTCAGTGAAAGTTTGGTGTTCGATTTCGTTCGATTGCCGTactcaatcgaactcaatccacggattgagttcgattgattTCGATTTTCGAACGTTCGATTTACTATGCCGGGATTAATATTTCTGTCTCGTGTGCTAACGAAAGAAGATTATTATATAAGCTGTATTCACCTaggtttaaaacaaaatatttttgggTTAATTTTGACTTTGCTAACAATCGCTTAGAAGCTGtctcttttttgtctttaagtAGTTTTATCGATATATGCTCGTGCAGTTTAGTAAGTTGCGAAAGAAGGTACATAACAATTGATGGTCCGCGTGTGTGAATCAAACAAAATTTACTTTCATAGTTTTATAGACATAGTTtcatgcaaaattattccgtgatggccatttgcagaatcggcttgttgccattcagtTTTGGATTGATGCActcatgatttggacgattttatttcaaataccgATCactgaattttgtcatagatatacctccatgTAGATAATCGTTCCCGCACGCACATTTTAACTTTCACTTCGAAAGATGATTTTAAGGGAATCTGTTCTGCACGGATTTTACAcgtttgtgaaatttcatgtcTAGGTTTTCAGGAACCGGGTAATTTTTCGGGAACAGTGAAAGTGGagaatgaaaaggaaaaccagtAAGAGTTGTGTCCAAAGTGTGGGGCAAATATGTTGCcgtaaacgaaaaaaagaacacaattCAATTATAGATGTAACAGAGTTTGTAAAAAGCGATACAGAGTTGAATTTAACGGAAGATACGTCTTCCCGTTCACAGCAGAAATCGAACCATTCGCTTTCAAAAGGCCCTTATCACTCGGTGATGTCTTTGTGACTTCCGAGTTGGAACGACAAAAAACAATTGTCAACGAGCAAGAACTAATGGTCTTGTACGCcatgcacgtgcgttttacattttcgtacatttctttgtcgatGTCGTCGTGGCAACGACATGAAATGATCTTTAGGTTATGTAGAGGACtgttaggcccgttttaaacgtcgccttttacatgtgccaaatctaatCAGTCTAATGCAagtgagaaaaatctattgttttcgctcatttgcattagattcggcacatttGAAATGCGatgtttaaaacgggccttagtgTCAAGTTTCTATTAAAACTTCTATTGGCAGTTCATACCAGTTTATTTCCAAGACATTTCATACCTATGGATAGTTGTTGTACAAAGTCCACCCCCCAAACAAAGTTGGCTAAGTTGGAATAATTACGAAATGGTTTGCATACCGCGTAGTTATCTTATTTTTCAGATTACTTCCCTGAAGCTTAAGTTATCAATTTTGCTTAAAATCCCTGGTGCTTAATTTTTTTCGTCTACTTGCTTTGATCACAGTTTTGGAAGGTGATTCAAACCAAGCAAGGCATCGATCCAACTGGGTCTTataatgacgattcacaggttCAACTCAACAAAATAGACGTTTATTACAACGAAGTAACAGGTACAGATTGCAGTAATAACAGAAAAAAGATGTCTTAGATTAATTCTCGGAGGGTGCGACACGTTTTAGCGCGGATTTGGTGGCGTCGCCATTAGCCTtggaacgcagacgtatttccggcggtcgttttccccccccccccccccccccgaaaaaTAGCCAACTATTTAAATAGAtatttttcgggggagagaaacgaccgccgaaAATGCCTCTGCGTTCCCTGGCTACGTCGCCATTTACGGAGAACGGAAaattgcgttttgccaaaagtcCTGTCTGATTTCTTGCCTGTTAGCTACAGAATGATTTGGAACCGCTTTTCACAAGAGTGAGACAGGACAAAATAAATATAGTGTCCATTGTTCTGTAAAATGCTTCAATCTCCATTTTATACTTATTTTGTGTTCCTCGTAACGCGGTGAAAATGGAAGCTCTCTTTCATCTACGGTGTTTTCCTGATTCGTTTGAATTTGAGCTCTGTTGTGAGCCGGTTTATTCTTTTCACAGTTTCGATGACTCGCATAGATCTTTAAGACAATTTGTCAGTTGTCAATCGATTCATTAtttgaacattatttttgaatATCAAAGTAACGTTAGCTTTGAAAATAATCCACTTGATATCAATGTAATATCTTTTAAATACTTCTATCATTatgatttttcaaaaaaagattgtaaaaaaaattattagcaTCGTTTTCTCATAACCTAATGAGCTAAACTGCAACTGCGGTgaacaacaataattttatatgagattctgatttttttttaatatacatTCTTTCCGTTAAAATCAAATTCCATCGCTAATGCTATTGGCTGAAAAGAGAATGATAATAAACGCATCTTTCGTCAAAATATCCATTTTCTTCCAATTTTCTTAGCAGGTGCTCTAGTTTGTCTGATATCTAAACTTATTTTATTCCCAGGAGGGAAGTATGTACCAAGAGCAGTACTCGTGGATTTGGAGCGAGGAACAATGGATTCAGTCTGGGCCGGAATGTATGGATTGTTATTCCACCCAGATAACTTTGTGTTTGGTAAGACAAAACTATTTCCATTTTGAAAACCATACTGCAAGCTTGAAATGTGTCGTTTTCAATTACCAACTTTGACTTCTGTTTTCCTTAATTACGACTTGAGCTAAACAAAAGCATAACTACTTTGTACGTTGGTCATTCCTTTTGTGACTTTGAGTATAAAATTGATGTTTTAGAGATATTGAACCTTGTCGTCAACCGTTCTTTACAAGCTAGATTGAATTGAACTTCCTGTAAGGGTGCGTTCggttgaccatattccggaataggaatacacggaatagaagttagaaattcttcgtttttacggagataaacgtaaagtaaaggtaaagtcacttttttaaacGTCGGAAGTTCTTTCAGCTAGAAGCTGGTTTCAGTGAAAAGCGACAGTGCACCCTTTACCCTTtctctctgtcagtgctccattttatgGGTAAGTGGAACAAAAATGGCAGTGACAGGCACAATGGCCTACTTTGATAAACAGGCACCCACAAAGATCATAGCAGATGCAAGCGCCGTTGGCTTAGGTTGTGTATTACTGCAGAGGCAAGAAGAGCAGTGGACACCAGTTTACTTTGCCAGCCGTACCCTTACTGAATGTGAACAAAGATACTCccagatggaaaaagaagctcTAGCGATAGTGTGGTGCTGTGAAAGGCTTCAGGCATATCTATATGGGGTCAGATTTGACCTCGAGACCCACCACAAGCCACTGGAGACAATCTGTGGTCCGTTATACAAACCATGTGCCAGGATAGGGTGCTGGGTATTACGTCTGCAACCTGACAACTTTCGAGCTGTGTACATACCTGGTCATAGAAACATCGCTGATCCATTGTCTCAATTACTGGGCAAACGTGAGGAATGCGCTACCCATGAGCATTACACTGAGGATTACATAAGATTCGTAGCGCTAAGGCATTGTCCACTCGAGAGATAGAGGAGGTTATGGAAGTCAGAAGGGCAGTACAGATGGTTGACGTTAGCACCTGCAAACCATATCAACTTGTATCAGGTGAGCTTTGTGTTAGCGGACAGCTAGTCCTCAGAGACACTGGTATTGTCATTCCCAACAAGCTGCAACCAAGAGTTCTAGCACTGGCAGATGAAGGACATCTAGAAGTAGTTGGAACTAAACAGAACCCAAGGACCAAAGTACAGTGGCCTGGAGTTGACATGTCTGCAGAGCATCGCTGCAGGGTGTGTCATGGTTGTCAACTGGTAGTAAAACCTCACCCACCAGAACCATTGAGGTCCAGTGATCTCCCAGATGAACCATGGCAATACAATTCGCCTGTGATCTGAACATAATGAGACCACTACCATCAGGGCTCTCCTCTTTGGTAACTGTTCACCATTATAGCTACTTTTACGAAGTTAGTGTGATGCAGTCCACAAGGACGGAGGTATTGATTGAGCAGTTAGAAAGTATTTTCTGTCACCATGGATACCCCATGACTATTAAGTCAGAAAATGGTCTCTAATTTGTATGTAAATAATTTAAGCAGTACTGTGCGCAGAATGGCATCACACATCACAGAATAACTGCAAATTGGCCACAAGCAAACAGAAAAGTTGAGTGACAAAAGTCCATCCTAAAGCATTTGCAGATTGCTCAACAAGCGGAAGGTAAACCGTGTAAAGTGGAACTACGCCAGATTTCCCACCAGTTTTGATAGTTGAgggtccttttttcttttcagatgtCTCCTGCCTATTACTAAAATTTATTGTTGTCAACAGAGAGGCAAAACCCGAGACATGTGTAACACaattaataaatcaatttttggaataaagtgtGCCCCTCGTGTTTCTTAATACCAACAGTTTCTGCAACATGTGTTTACTCTGGATACATAGGAAATGTACATCTTACATTCAACTGCACTAGGGGACATTTTAATGAATTCGTTTTTGTGCCAAATACTCTTTTGCAAGGCACAGAAGTGAAAGGAATTGTTAGAAAAACTTGAGTCTTACTTGAGCCTTCAATGACGTGCTTGCCTTCTTGAACATGGCACGCAACAGTCTTGCAAAGTCTTCTTTGTTTGATGATATTCATGGCCATGATGTGGTCATTACCAGACTGATGTCGTGTTTGACTCGAGCACTGGAAATTATTTCCTCCATGCACAAAACTTTGTGATGGTTTAGGTTTATAGCCATACGCATCAAGACAAACTTTgcactttatttgtttttcagtcAAATCATATTTTAACCATTGAAATTCCTGCAGCCATTTAGGACAAATTTTACGTTTCTTCACTTGGGTATCATCCCCCCAATCTAAATCACTTTTAGGTTTCCTCTGTTGTTAAAGTTAGGTTTAAGTTATGTTCTGCTGTTGTTAAAGTGTCTAAATCCCAACGGCTCACACAATCCAGGATAATGTTCTAAGATCCTGCGATGTGACCGGCGTGGATGTCAAAATCATAACTAACCGCATAAAGCCATAGCTCATACAGGCATGCTTGTAAGAAAGACACATGATTTTCTGGAATTGATTACAAGTTCCTTGTTGTTGCTATCAGTACtaagatgtgctggtgagaaAAAAGCGATGCTTTTGATAGTTTGATGCTAATGGTGACAACGAGAATCTCGAGTGCATTGATGTGAATGATTTGTGATGAATTGGGGGTAAACGGCATGGAAAAAACACCCATCATGAAAACCACGAATGCAATGGGGCAAAGCGTCTGT
The genomic region above belongs to Montipora capricornis isolate CH-2021 chromosome 5, ASM3666992v2, whole genome shotgun sequence and contains:
- the LOC138050193 gene encoding uncharacterized protein, translating into MRSSRRHGSGLLLLTLLLTYQGYSVLRRDCQSDHHGGICLYVKDASYQGCELSCCSEHEILWVQLRPRRLPRGFSSLIVAVVYHPHWTTAENNTMREHLFQSLLLAESRYPNCVLILAGDFNRLDVKSIQRHFRLKQMAKKPTRKVAILDLVLTNLHDFYEEPQHFSPFGLSDHQTVTVESLVIENCGQPCKFVLKRDKRESRKAELGRYLSVIDWSVLFSSSSDCQEMLNIFNKVIHIGLDIIPIKRVRVNTRDAPWMTDNGGESPQYKFYRNTVNRERKSVKASFYQLKVEHMKEENPKCGGAKPSADNVTSHIHIEGIEDMSYEELANVINQAFLEPLEEYRLTQWLTKHPVDEDSPELLEVSELRVMKLLASLNPSKACGPDDIPNWLPKEYTELLAFPVSKIINASFEEQSLPRIWKFALYPRRNQLKFSRSSLDLSLLHHACRKLLKTASLWIMSSLRCFKSWTQTSMVQFQNHLPPKHLFTWFIIGPRKQMEMAQTVRVTLFDYKKAFDLIDHKILVNK
- the LOC138048801 gene encoding tubulin beta-4B chain-like; amino-acid sequence: MREIVHLQAGQCGNQIGVKFWKVIQTKQGIDPTGSYNDDSQVQLNKIDVYYNEVTGGKYVPRAVLVDLERGTMDSVWAGMYGLLFHPDNFVFDRIWRTSY